A genome region from Bemisia tabaci chromosome 3, PGI_BMITA_v3 includes the following:
- the LOC109038552 gene encoding uncharacterized protein, which translates to MQVAVISSLVLLAQTDEKKGVEKRHLGLGALGWPSTPTWPSPSWASPSGWPSAASSGWPSASSGWPSASTGVVDLTSATAGLTPSWPEVGWPSAYNQPELAYSKAVAHTSALNGVAAINAAEVAAALTAAKEASTAAAVAQQRVQAAKEAVLVQQRIAAAKEAAAAAAIQRSEAAAATAAAIQRSEAAAAAIQRTEAAAQAAAALQRSEAAAATAAAIQRSQAASAAIHKQAQLAVHPATAHWQPSSKPWNAWG; encoded by the exons Atgcag GTGGCTGTGATTTCGTCGCTGGTGCTCTTGGCCCAGACGGACGAGAAGAAAGGAGTGGAGAAGCGGCACTTGGGCCTGGGCGCGCTAGGGTGGCCGTCAACCCCGACGTGGCCCTCGCCGTCCTGGGCGTCCCCATCAGGTTGGCCGTCGGCGGCCTCTTCAGGGTGGCCCTCGGCCTCTTCAGGGTGGCCCTCGGCCTCGACCGGTGTCGTGGACCTCACCTCGGCCACCGCCGGCCTCACTCCTTCCTGGCCTGAGGTCGGCTGGCCCTCCGCCTACAACCAGCCCGAACTCGCCTACTCCAAG GCGGTGGCTCACACATCGGCCCTGAACGGAGTAGCAGCAATCAACGCAGCCGAAGTAGCAGCCGCCCTGACGGCAGCCAAAGAGGCCTCGACGGCAGCCGCGGTGGCGCAGCAACGCGTGCAGGCGGCCAAGGAGGCGGTCCTCGTGCAACAGCGGATCGCGGCGGCGAAGGAAGCGGCAGCAGCAGCGGCCATCCAGCGCTCCGAGGCGGCCGCTGCCACGGCGGCGGCCATCCAACGCTCCGAGGCGGCCGCCGCGGCCATCCAACGCACCGAAGCCGCCGCCCAGGCCGCCGCCGCCCTCCAACGCTCCGAGGCCGCAGCCGCAACCGCCGCCGCCATCCAACGATCCCAGGCCGCCTCCGCCGCCATCCACAAACAGGCCCAGCTCGCCGTCCACCCCGCCACCGCCCACTGGCAACCCTCCTCCAAGCCCTGGAACGCTTGGGGATAA